tctggcaaaaaaaaaccacttaaaGGTctaatgtgtaggatttagtgtcTAGAGAGcatctaaagccagtgtttgtacattttgggcaactgtaaaaaacaacatagcagACTCTGGAAGAGGACCGGCTCTGTATGTACATACtaaggaaatgaaaacactaACTATTCTCAGCTTCAGGTGACTAAACACTAATGATAACGTAGTTCTAAACATTATATACCTTTTCTGACGAcagatgtccctaaatcctaaacaccgGACCTTTAAATAATCTTTGCAGATGCAGTTTGGTCTTACTTGCTGAAAAGTGGGGCTACAATGATCAAATTATtgattggcaactattttgatattttgataattgCTTTAGTtatttgttaagaaaaaaagccaaacatttgctggttttaaGCTTCTTAAATGagatatttagatttttttcttagctttgGATTTTTTGACTGGATGAAAACATCATCCTTGGTTTTGGGAAATTACACAGGCATGTTTTACTacttttatcaattttattgacaaaacaatGAATCATTTAATCTAGAAAATAATGCTACCTACTGTTAGTTGCAGTCACTAAAACATAATCAAGAGCTActgatatttcaaaatatttattggCTCCACAAGTCATGTGTAGCACAGATTTGCCTCCACCGTGAAAACAGCACGTGTTCGTCTTCATGCAGCTCGGCTCAGGAGCTCTGAGTGCTCTGTGAGTGGCTGAGTGAGGGGCTGCAGACTGAGAGGGAGGCGGTAAATATGTGGTCTGTTACACACTGGGCTAGTGTGAACCTGCCCTCCTGGCTCTTTATCCCCTTTCCAAATACTTGGCCCTAggtctcacacaaacacacacacacacacacacacacacacacaaacactcttgAAGGTCTGAGCAACATCACATGCAGAAAAACTGTTACTCAACACTGGCTCTTAATCCGTCATTAGTTAATGACCACTTAAGAGGCTATAGCGTTACAAATACAGCTTTTATATAGCAACAGCACTTTAAATTATCACCAGCACCTCTCCCCTCGGTGCTCCAGAATGTCATAAAAgctgcactgatgctgctgctgctgcccgtGACGCAGACCGAGTGCTGTGTTAGAGCGTCTCTGATTAGATATGCTCTTTCAGGGACCAAGCTGCTGCCCGTCAGCCTGGGACACAAAGCACATAATATCCTTGTTTGGAAATTTAACCAAATGGTcatctgtgttttgtgtataaGAGTTTAATTTTAGAAACATGAGTGTTTCTGAACCTTTCTTAGATCAACTTTTCCTTGAGTTTATTGCTATTCATGACAACTTCTAAAAGTTGCTCCTCCTGGAGCAACACATCTGAAACACTGCTGCAAAAATATTGCCTCCTGTGTGCTATGTTATTTTTAGGACCTATTTAAAATCAGAACCTGTggttaaaaatacaagaaaaaccGAGCAGAAATCTACAACAAACTCTTAATTATTCTTCTACTTGTTCGATCAAAGGACTGTCTCATTTGTTTGAATCAATTTAATTTTCACTCTGTGCGTGCTGAATACAGCGCTCACCTTGACGACTCGGCTGCCAGCCAGCTCTGCTGACAGCATGAATAGAGAGCTTGTTTCATTGTGTGGTTTGAGCCAGCTGGTTTGGACCGCGTGGTCTATTCAGAGTAAGACTGGCGAAGAGAACACACAATTATTATGTAACTTTGCAAGATCAGACATTCAAGTTAGTGAAAGTGTCACTTAAGCTTTAGTGTGATAATAACACttaatcacattttgtttcGATTCATTTATTCTCTGAGATCTGGTCAACAATTCACATGTCTGGAAACAATCTACTACAGGCTCCACACAGCGCCGATAAAAAGTACCAAAGCACTGAAGTCAAGTATAAGTACCCTTAAATTGCactttaacccttgaaacctgcaaattatcttgatttttttaaaaaacatgggaagaaagcaatgagcaacaaaagaatgacccaaaaatagcaggatattagtaaaaagtataagaaaattatttccTGAGAATTAGCAAACAAAACAgttaaacaaaagttaaaaaaacaaacaaacaataaaattacctgggaaagtgcattaaaattattataattatgtagtataatttaaagaaatgaattctgataaaataaatatacccttttgttttttccccctagacATTTGtccccagctttttaaaaatgattttctaaatcatctaatttcttgaaacttgtggaacatttattaccaatttgctcactgaccttttccccatgtttctgaaataaaatgcactAATTTTCTGATGGTTCAAagctttaataataataaataataatataataataataaactttatttgtatagtagctttcatacaagaaatgcagcctaAGGTgccaagaaagaaattaaatgcaccaagtgcttcacatcaaaacacataaaagacaaaaaaagatataataaaacctgcatgtagaaataaaataaaatcagaataaaatacacagaatgCATCCttaaatggataaaatccaCTTAATAATACTAGGAAAAGCAAGATAAAATAGGGATAAGATGCATATTATAAAATggtaaataacataaataaaatataatccacagacattattaataaaataagcataaaatagagtatataaaatgcataaaatcaaggaaaatacaacatcttAAAGTTACTTGTAAAagacgtctgaaagcagcacaaaaaagtaatgtcaaagagttaaacacaGTTCAAACACAGTGGATAAATGCACTTTAGTTATAGTCCACCATGGCCTGCAAATATATAAACACAGAGATCAGCAAGAGCTCTTCTTAATAAGGCAGGTTTTAATAGGAAGCTGTTATTGGTACAGTAGAGTGTATGATGACTTATTTGTTATGTCACTAAGGTCTTGTGGGTGTAAGTTGATAGTGGACTTGACCCAGGCCTTGTGTCAAAAGTATCAGTCTCCACCTATATGTATCCCTCCATCCGAACAAATTATAGCATCACTATTCATAACTAGTTGGCAAGGACAGCTGCTGAGTTTTTATTCCACATGCAGCTCCAGTACATTTAGTGCCCTGGTACATATACAAATATAGGTGATGTTCCACTATCGCAGAGGCACATGACAGATCTGGAGCAGAGCATCTGGTAACGAGAGAAGTGGTGGTGACTGGGGGGAGGTCGGTCAGAGACATACTGGTGAAGTCACAGAGTTCTGGGCGGCTGCAGACAGGGTGGTGACCTTTCTGAATCATATGAGAGGTGTCAGTGTgatgcacacataaacagacGCAGCCTCTTCAACTTGACCTCTGTCACCAGCTCGACTGGGCGTGTTTGTCAACATGATGAGGAtggaggaaggagggggaggggaaCAGAAACTTGAAACTTACAGTGAACTTCCTGGTTACTGGGAAACATTAAGATCTCTAGGTGCTGCCATCAGCTGGTCACAAAGCAACAGCTCAGCCATGCACAGCCGTGTTTTGGCTcgagaaagaggaaaacaaaaggcacATTATCTGATTTTCTAAGAGCTTAtgtaactttgtgtgtgtgtgtgtgtgtgtgtgtgtgtgtgtgtgtgtaaattcaCAGGGATGTACATATGATGTTATAGCTAAAGTTCATAAATTAATTGAGGAACTAACTAAGAACTAAGAAGGGATAGGAAATAATACGTTCACAAATTTTAGTTGGTTATTAAAATCTATTCATTGAGTTGTAAATATTATCATTCAtcttaattattgttattttgttttatttttcttttcttttttatttcacataaaTGAATACCAGTCAATCAAAAATCTTTCGCACTATGACATAATACCACATCTTTACTGAtgatcctgttttttttcaagttgtatgCATTATAAAACATGATTTAGTCCATTTAATTGAGAGAAAACTGCTTagaacatataaaatatataataaatattaatgattcgtttttttttctccctgtggCAGATCATTGAGTTGTTTATCAACGAGACGTGGTATGATCGCTATGAAACGCCCATCACTAAAGGCTCCCTCACGGCCATCTGGTCCATCGCCGTCTCCATCTTCTCTGTTGGTGGCATCTTCGGCTCCTTCTCCGTTGGACTCTTTGTCAACCGCTTTGgaaggtgaaaagaaaacaaaatcctgAGTCGCACAGAGTCACAATAGCATGTTAGCCTTGGGCCTCTCTGAAAGAAATAGACTGTGAGGAGTACATTTTctctataaaaaacaaataaagaaattgtTAGAGTGAAAGTTTGTTAGTTAAGTGTAATCTTAGAGTTTTAGGTACTTATCActacattaaatatatttatatcttttagggaacaattttaaaaaacaaacatttcaggttttttttcttcgatCATTTTAGTTCATCGGTCACATACAGTCCAATTTAATCTTAAGTGGGCCACACCAGTGAAATCATCGTATAATAACCTATAAATAACAACACCTCGAAATATTTCCCTACATTCCCTACAAGTACGTTCAAAAAAGATCCATTTACAAAACATGATGAAGAGACTGAGATTTCTCAAGACAAAGAAGTGAATATGTCTGTTTTTCCATATTCAGTCAGTCTATTCCTCATTTTAACCTTTATGAATCAAACTATCGTTACAggtatttattaataaattatgaaGTTATGCATTTctaaattgaacatttttgaaCAACACTTACAGTTGCAATAAAGATGAATTAACAATTTTGATAACACTATAAGAATCTGAAACGTGTCAGTGTAATTTACAGATAtgatttcaggtcatttttttcatcatcttgtTCTCTGTCGCCCACAGGAGGAACTCTATGCTCATAGCCAACATCCTGGCCTTCATAGCAGCCGCTCTGATGGGCTTTTCGAAGATGGCGAGCTCCTGGGAAATGCTGATCGCTGGTCGTTTTGTGGTGGGCCTGTACTCCGGTCTCTCCACAGGCTTCGTGCCCATGTATGTGGGTGAGGTTTCCCCAACAGCTCTTCGAGGAGCCCTGGGGACCCTCCACCAGCTGGGTATTGTCCTCGGCATTCTCATCGCACAGGTTAGTAATTTTCcagtagttttattttaataccgTAACACATAAGGTTTAGTGTTTATATAACAGTtcaacattgtgtttttttgtgtgtgtgtttgcattctactatgtaatttttatttacacacGTATGCTGAAGCTTTTGGTTTGCAGGTGCTTCATATGTGTGACGTGTGTCTGGGTTGATTTTAGGTGTTTGGATTGGAGGGGATCATGGGCAATGACAACTTGTGGCCGCTCCTCTTGGGCTTCACCTTCATCCCGGCTGTTGTGCAGTGCATCCTGCTGCCCATCTGCCCCGAGAGCCCCCGTTTCCTGCTCATCAACAAAAACGAAGAGAACAAGGCCAAGACTGGTgagtttacacacacatgcataagtGCTCACAGAACTTAGAGCTTGAAGTGGATGtatttggtcagacactgaattgaTCTTGTTCACATTAAACCTGTGTGGATTGGATAGGTCTTCCAAgatggaaaatgtgtgtgatgtgtttacatccatgtttcacagacatggacatAAACTGTAACTAGAGAAGGAAAGATTCATGAGAGACATATTTTtatcctaaaataataataacaggtGCAGCATGTAGAGTTAACAACCTGCTTTCTCTCTGCATATTTTCAGTGTTGAAGAAGCTCCGCGGCACCACAGACGTGAGCTCTGACATGCAGGAGATGAAGGAGGAGAGCCGGCAGATGATGAGGGAGAAGAAGGTGACCATCCCGGAGCTTTTCCGCTCACATCTCTACCGCCAGCCCCTCCTGATTGCTGTCGTCCTGCAGCTCTCCCAGCAGCTGTCTGGCATCAACGCTGTGAGTGTCCAGGCTTAGACATTATCCTACTGTTCACTCTGAGATTCTGaacaaaagacacagaaaccacagagagacatcACTtcatctctgacatgcttgGTACACATTCACACGTGAGCTACATCAGAAATAGAAGAAGATATCCCGAACAAACCAACCTGTCaactgtgtaaaaaaaggaaactcaTTTTCAATCTTTGTGGTTGTCATTCTTTGTAGGTGTTCTACTACTCCACGTTAATCTTTGAGAAAGCCGGAGTTGAGCAGCCTGTCTACGCTACCATTGGGGCCGGTGTAGTTAACACAGCTTTCACTGTGGTGTCGGTAAGTACGGCAttaaatttttacaaatttgcagTGAAATCATCTTGACAATACAGTAAAACATACATGTCAAAGTCAGAGATATTTTCACTAAgataattgtcatttttaggatccttcattgttgtttttttgacataactcctcattttctttcacttcacatttcaaaatttaGTTTGCAGTCAAACTTTGTGATACTTTTGTATGTTGTGCCAAAACTGTAAATTATAGTAGTTTAATATTAAGTATAAAAGCTTTATTGAAATACGTACAGTTTGCAGTCAAGATCAGGACAGCACTCTGATTAtagcattttttattgtcacacagatgttttgGGGCAGATGTTCTTCTTAAGAGTGTATATTTAACAATATCACAAACCCCTACACGTGGGGTTAATTATAAGACCACACATGGAAACAAGTATAGTGcatcccagcagggggagccaacATTTTCAGCCACTAATATGTATTTCaatcataaagaaaaaaaacaataaaaataaatatataaaaaaagatgaataattaaataacaataaccaTAATGATGGaaattattactatcattaataataataataataataaaatgaaaattaaatggaaaaaagtcaaatgaaaaaaataaataaaataatatgaatactaaattaaaagaaaaaaaatctaagaagcATGCAAATAAAAATCTACCAAAATGAAATACTTCACATGGAcatttaacaaataaacaataaactgattctgCCTTTAACCCAAATGTCAACACCAGACTTGTATGTTGTGCcaaaactgtaaatgtaacatGTCTTCCTGTGCACTGAGCAGCAAGTAAAAAAGCTTTATTGAACTacgtacattttttaaaactgcactgACCCAGTCGCTCATCTTTATTTTTCCCTGCAGCTGTTTGTCGTGGAGCGTGCAGGACGTCGGTCTCTGCACCTGCTGGGGCTGCTGGGAATGGCCGCGTCTGCTGTCCTAATGACTATCGCCCTGGCTCTGCTGGTCGGTTTCTGTTAAATCCTTAAGACAATGTGGTTATCAATAAACCCACAGAGTAAAAAGAGGCAACTAACCTCCCCTTTTTTACCTCTTCTCACAGGAAGTGAAAGGGATGTCGTATTTGAGCATTGTGGCCGTCTTCGCCTTTGTTGCGTTCTTTGAGATCGGACCGGGTCCCATCCCCTGGTTCATCGTGGCAGAGTTGTTCTCGCAGGGACCCAGGCCTTCAGCCATCGCTGTGGCTGGTCTCTCCAACTGGACTGCAAACTTCATAGTGGGAATGGGCTTCCAGTATGTCCAGGTGAGTGGATTAAATAACAAGAGAAAACTTCTGGATCCAGTATTAGtgtttatgaaacattttataaagtcatacgtgaaaaaaaaaaaaaaatagacaaacagAGATAAAATTCTCACGTTTAGTTGAATTTATGAGCAATTGTTGATCTTCAGGGGAATTTCAGGGGAGTGCCTCAatataaacatgaataaatggTCATTCATCTATTtgttcagaattttaaaaactgtattgCCTTTTCTGCTGCAAATCTGGTTCAATCTTGAAGTATTGAAACTTAAACATGGAAATTAATTGTGGCATGTTTAAGAACTAATCAACTTTTGTTTGCCAAGTATGTGTACACATACAAGGACTTTAAGGggttcatttattttgctttgctCTCAAACTTACACAGAAATAGACATAAAaggtaaatatgtttttttttatgtatatggACATATGATATGGTATTTGTATGATGTCGaaatcattttattgtgaaatatttgcaggaccgtgtttCTGACTGTGCAGGAGCACGGCTTCATTAGTTCATTAgtactttaaaaagtcacattttcagatttcagatttaTTGAGCGCTAATTCAGGTTAGGACTCTACTAAATAAATGTCTCCTCTCTTGTCTCTCCTCACAGGAGGCATGCGGCGCTTACGTGTTCGTCATcttcactgtgctgctgctcttcttcttcatcttcaccTTCTTCAAAGTGCCAGAGACCAAGGGCCGGACGTTCGACGAGATCGCTGCTGGCTTCCGCCAGACGGCCGCCACCGGAGGAGAAAAGCACTCACCAGAGGAGCTCAACAGCCTGGGAGCAGATTCTCAGCTCTGACTGATTTCAACATCTAAACAAACTCTTTCTCTGACCCAGGAGGGACGAGAAGGGTCTACTAACTAGAAGTAGACGCATCTTTTGGTAGAATAATTTCCACACTGTCAACACATTTCGGGCGTCATTACCAAACATAGAGCAGCCCTGTGTGATTCTCCAACATGACGTCCTCTGCTGCCCCTCTCATgtcacacaaagaaacaaaaaactcGATGGGCACTATGTCGCCTCATGTGGAGAGGGGAGTTAAGGATAGATGGGGAaggtttttaatattttaaagaagaaaaagaagtgtcTGCATCAATCAACcagccttttttaatttttctttttttcactgaataTGTTACTGATGTGTGCTTTTGCTCTGTTCTTTGTAGCCTCTTAccataaactttgtttttatctggTTTAGGAGTGCTGCAGCTCTAGATCAGTTCACTGTGCAAAATACTTATCCATCATACTGTAACGCTGTATCACTGTAGACTCGAGCACTGTAGATGCTGCACAGCTGTGCCCACCAGATGGCGCTCTgttcctaaaaaaagaaaaaaaaacggtccCACTGAGACGGAATAAGTTATATGTgcctttttaacccttttaagcCTGGACATCACtgtccttgtgctgcattcagacgccttcacaagtatttacaccTTCGAGTAAAttgctttgctttctttttaaaaacatggtaaaaaaaaaaaaagtcaataagcaacttggtaagaagtgttctgcaaattgcaggaaattagtgaATGtggaaaattatatatttttaaggcgcaggaaaaaaattatccaaaacactatatttatgattatcataattatatatttaaaattattttacataattttttttaacataatcacatttttatttgtttttgctttacttttccCCCCTAACTAGGTCatcttgtacttttaaaaatgtcttaatttttgggtcatttctttttaagttgttcACTggtttcttcccatgttttacaaagaaatctGGCAAATTTGCAGATGGTGAAATTACTGAGGACACAAACTGTGATATGTTGATGTATTGCTGTacagattacatttttattaatgaaaGTTATTAGACTAAAGGTAACACttacatttgttatttactCCTGTTGgataaaatttcattttttttttattgttcaacaaaaacttttcttcaagaaaatgtcattttttatacaCATTGGTGGTCATGAAGACAATATAGAAATATATCAAAAATTTGTCTTCCATTCATGTATTTCTACACCATTCCTCTTTAGAAGTACATTTGATGAAATTAATATTGGCATGGCTCCGTACAAAAGGAGCCGCATCTGCACAGATCAGCACCAGAGCGCTGACAGCgaataaataaatcatcccTCCATTTTGCTGCGACATGAGATAAGTACGCGCTCACAATCAGCTGCCATGAACCAAAAATCTCTCAAAAGCAGAAGATTTGAGAGTTTAAAGTGCTCGTCTAAAACAGTCGAGCCTTCAGCCTTTCAGCCTTATCACTCCGGAGCAGTTTCAGGTCGGGTTGATCCAGACCGAGAGCTTCTGTCAGCAGACGATCTTcactttaagtatttttgagTGTTACCTGTAGAGCTCCCAAAGTTAGGGTGAATTTGCTGCACAGCTGTCTGGATCTTTTCACAGAGAGGGGAGCTGCAGTGCTGCACGCTGTTCCTTCAGAGAAATGAACGAAATAATAGGGACCAAAATGATTGTCTGCGTTTTGGAAGGTTTTCATTTCCTGACAGTGCTTGTCACCTGTCTCGGGTCAAACTCTCAGTGTTCCTTGCGCCCCAGAAAGTCCATTATGTCTCATGGGAGGCGGACACACATCGGTGCAAGGCTGTTTTTTGTGCCTTGTGCACTGAATTCTGCAATATTGTTAGCTCTGTCTTCCTTTAGGTTTCACTTTAGCTGGTGGAAATAAACTCTGTAGTCTGGCTCACTTTGCTGTTTAAGCCGCTGTCTTTGACTGCTGTATCACTTGTTGaacctttcttttctttacatttgaagaaagttacctttttttttagcagcactTTATTATTCACAGTGATGTTTCTTTGTTACTGAGACTAACGCTCTGAGGTTTCCTTTTTTACTCAGAGTGGAATCTTTGTTACTGAGGAAAGACTGAAGTactgctgatgtttttgaaaatggaaatgtgttaaaactgtTCGTATCTATTACGGTCTTGTACAGAGCACATTCAGGCGTGTACACACACAGGCCAGTTGTGAGTAAACATTGCAATATTCATAGTCTAATGAGGACTTTCATTTAAATCCAACCCTGTtgtcaaaaaaacccatttaagtCATTCCATAATTGGTTGTTAATTATTGTAAATAGTAGATCTTTAGAGTATATCTTCTGTCATTTGATGGGTCACTTTACTTATCCTGGAAAGCACTGTAGCATCCACTGTGTGCCTTTGTGTGACTCACATATCATCACCAGCAAAAATCATGTACTGGCACCAAAAGATGTACTTCCCCCACACAGACTGAGGTCtaatgcaaaatatcaaaactgtattttattgtacATAGATTCACAATTCTGCTCgggcatttttgatttttaatgtagTCTTTGAAATCTCCTGGTTTGTGGTCACAAC
This DNA window, taken from Plectropomus leopardus isolate mb chromosome 2, YSFRI_Pleo_2.0, whole genome shotgun sequence, encodes the following:
- the slc2a1b gene encoding solute carrier family 2, facilitated glucose transporter member 1 codes for the protein MDSGKQITFPLMLSVGTAVIGSLQFGYNTGVINAPQKIIELFINETWYDRYETPITKGSLTAIWSIAVSIFSVGGIFGSFSVGLFVNRFGRRNSMLIANILAFIAAALMGFSKMASSWEMLIAGRFVVGLYSGLSTGFVPMYVGEVSPTALRGALGTLHQLGIVLGILIAQVFGLEGIMGNDNLWPLLLGFTFIPAVVQCILLPICPESPRFLLINKNEENKAKTVLKKLRGTTDVSSDMQEMKEESRQMMREKKVTIPELFRSHLYRQPLLIAVVLQLSQQLSGINAVFYYSTLIFEKAGVEQPVYATIGAGVVNTAFTVVSLFVVERAGRRSLHLLGLLGMAASAVLMTIALALLEVKGMSYLSIVAVFAFVAFFEIGPGPIPWFIVAELFSQGPRPSAIAVAGLSNWTANFIVGMGFQYVQEACGAYVFVIFTVLLLFFFIFTFFKVPETKGRTFDEIAAGFRQTAATGGEKHSPEELNSLGADSQL